The genomic DNA TGTTATTAAcgcgaaaattaaattttcgatgatggtatcatgaaaaagttattttctAGTTTAACGACGGATTTACTATAATGAGGTCACTGTAGTCGAGATATTAATGTCCGTTTTCGTATTAATAAATCAAGTTAACCTTTGAAGTGAGAcactcaaaaataaaatcagttacttcaaataacaatttaattcataataagtaataaaaattgtgtcaagattttaattttatttaatattttaaaaattcataaaaacgtttcgtaattatttaaaaaatgtacgcATTCAAGCCGCATGTTTTTATTGAACATTCTTCGAACAATACTACAAGACCTGAAGAAAGAACGAACTCACATATTCAATGTGATGgtgaaaatgtatatatttacggCGGTGAGGATAAAGATAATAACATAATGTATGATATGTGGGTCTACAGTGTAACTCTAAAAGAATGGATAAAAATGACAACTGAAAATAGTTTACCAGCTGATCTTGATGATTTAGTTTTTGGTGcgatttttgaagaaaattatttagttcTTTGCACAATACAAGAACCTTGTGATGACGAACTGCCAAGTCAAGAATGTCGATTACATATTTGTGATCTACATACCGGAAGTGTACGTGTCCGAGGGACTAATGGACAAATTCCGAATCCTACATTTGcagttaatttaattcatcacgaaaaatatttgtatactGTCGGAATCACAAGAGGTCATAAAATGTTTTCGGATGTATATGAACTGAATATAGAAGATGTTAAATGGGAAGTTGTATATAGCTGTCGAGGACTTGATGACAATGAACCAGCCGGTAGATCAGGTCATACAATAGTTTATGATAACAACATGATTTATATGTTTGGTGGTACTGTACTGGAACCACTTGCTTTCGTTGTAAGTACTTCTATTAAGCTATAAATATGCTTATAAAAATGAGTGTTTAtggaaaatattatattttaggaAATACCAGCCTTTGATTTAGAAGAGCGCTGCTGGAAAAAAGTGAACACTTATGGTGATGAAAATCACATACAGCATTATCCGGCTCCAAGAGAATCATTCGGAATCACAAGTTATACTGACCCAGATTCTGGTGAAATAAATGTTATAATATCTGGAGGACAAGATGTTAATAATCGCTTTAATGATATTTGGAAATTGAATCTCACAACTTTAAAATGGACGTGTCTTGAGAGATTTGGTGCTGTCTTGCCTCATTATGTTAGCAATAATTCGATGGCTGTTTCTCCTGCTGGACAATTATTCACATTTGGTGGATTTATTTTCTCTGATGACATGGaacaagtatttattattatatttacatataattgttaattaccAGTAACTTACAGCAGGTACTTACTCAtagcttgctcaagatctgttCAAGGCTCAAGGTCAATGGTGAGctttgagcagatcttgaggAAGCCATGCGCAAACATTTTCAACTGTAGTCTTCCTTCAGAATTGAGCTATACAATATCTTTACTCAAGAGAAGTagctacaactctactcactcacaactttactcagcctcaactttacttacagttttttttattctggtTTAACTCTACTCAGTTATATCTTTACTCAGCTCCAATTAGACTCAACGACAACTTTACTCAGCTACAACTTTACTCAAAGAATTGCTATTTTATCAATAGGCTAAAATACGTGATTAGAGTTGTAGCTGAATCAATAAAACTGTGAGTAGACTTCTAGCTACTTCCCTTGGGTAGAGATGATGTGAGTAGAATTAGAATTGTGACACTGGCAAGCATTGAACAAGATTGTCATACAGGTATTAATGtttgagtaattaataatgatattttatttagggAACTTGTCTTTCTACTTTACACTCAACTTGGCTCCGAATTCCCAAACTCACGGACATTTGCTGGGAAGCCGTTTTCCATTACTATCCAAACTTGGCATCAATGACTGAAGGAGAATTAAAATCCCTCGGTTTTCCATTGCAATTCCTCGAGTCGCATACTGAGTAGTAAAATATTCCGAATGAATttgtaatagtaataaatttaatacatgCTCCAGTCGATCAATTGGCAATAaggtgaattttttaaaagtaaactaCAGCTTTTtatactcaaaaattttttataccatttcaataaatatttaagataaataatcctacagtttaattatatttaaagttaactgttaattttttacaataaaaaatgtcaatgaaaaattaaatgtctGTTTTTAttctctaattatttatattagtaATTAGAAAGTTTAATCTAAAAttatcatctttttttttgttctttaattattactgtcCTTAAGAACATGACTACAACTCGTTCTACCCTGATAATAAAGGTCTGTAGAATTGGGTGATGATGATGGAATACTATATTATAGTTTAACGAAGGGTTCACTATACTGAGGTCGCTGTAGTCGAGATATTAATGTCCGTTTCGTATTAATAAATCAAGTTAACCTTTGAAGTGAAACactcaagaaaaaaatcagttacttcaaataacattttaattcATACTAAGTAACGAAAATTGTGtcaagattttaattttatttaatattaaaaaaattcataaaaacgtttcgtaattatttaaaaaatgtacacATTCAAGCCGCACGTTTTTACTGAACATTTTTCGAACAATATTACAAGACCTGAAGAAAGAACGAAATCACATATACATTGTAAtg from Microplitis mediator isolate UGA2020A chromosome 7, iyMicMedi2.1, whole genome shotgun sequence includes the following:
- the LOC130671368 gene encoding kelch domain-containing protein 10 homolog; its protein translation is MYAFKPHVFIEHSSNNTTRPEERTNSHIQCDGENVYIYGGEDKDNNIMYDMWVYSVTLKEWIKMTTENSLPADLDDLVFGAIFEENYLVLCTIQEPCDDELPSQECRLHICDLHTGSVRVRGTNGQIPNPTFAVNLIHHEKYLYTVGITRGHKMFSDVYELNIEDVKWEVVYSCRGLDDNEPAGRSGHTIVYDNNMIYMFGGTVLEPLAFVEIPAFDLEERCWKKVNTYGDENHIQHYPAPRESFGITSYTDPDSGEINVIISGGQDVNNRFNDIWKLNLTTLKWTCLERFGAVLPHYVSNNSMAVSPAGQLFTFGGFIFSDDMEQGTCLSTLHSTWLRIPKLTDICWEAVFHYYPNLASMTEGELKSLGFPLQFLESHTE